The proteins below come from a single uncultured delta proteobacterium genomic window:
- a CDS encoding Sigma-54 interaction domain protein yields MTQTNSELVVYSITREDRAYLAQTLTRMFRNYLDIIAPDEKELLELPFKPKAVLVTQLSRKTAVELFPESKIIEIDRMVSGYNLERIMMLPQKSAALVANLPKSSALETVNNLYSMGIKQIKLVPYWPGSKIETSLYDTVIYTGFKHYAPENMKNYIDIGHRNIATTTIVEIIKTYNLPSECLNKYTENNARQIVNICYQIASAYNEAKNIKEVFEQQCNLSQNASIYIDHEDVISIFNPGAEKVFSVTRSAAIGTDYRKTLSGFGHVVERIAAGKPLNDHFITINEANYLLTLNSIDAESHRRTLVNLTPVETLQRSEAKARKKMHAKGFVPKYSFSDILGSSETTQKVTQRAKHYAESDATVLIIGESGTGKELFAQSIHNASKRRGAAFVGLNFAALPESLAESELFGHEEGAFTGAAKGGRAGLFEVAHNGTIFLDEIGDASLAMQVRLLRVIEEREIMRVGSSRVIPVDIRIICATNRDLSQLVREGKFRQDLYYRICILPLRLPPLRERRKDIPDIMRASKELACLDKKTVDELVASIAGLEYDWPGNIRELKSIMQYISVMYRERTEQPVSARELLNEIHYQFFGCSGISSKKETRQRQREPRPAQPDRQGSETAAILTAIEVLSQSGRPVGRYSLAKTKELRHLNLSETRIKTRLKKLADQGYIVIRKTKQGVILTDKGKETLRRSDTV; encoded by the coding sequence ATGACACAGACAAACAGCGAGTTGGTTGTTTATTCCATTACCCGCGAAGACAGGGCGTACCTTGCGCAGACCCTGACCCGCATGTTCAGGAACTATCTCGACATTATCGCGCCGGATGAGAAGGAACTGCTGGAGCTGCCGTTCAAGCCCAAAGCCGTCCTGGTAACCCAACTGTCCCGGAAGACCGCTGTCGAACTTTTCCCGGAAAGCAAGATCATCGAAATCGACCGCATGGTTTCAGGCTACAACCTGGAACGTATCATGATGTTGCCCCAAAAGTCGGCCGCCCTGGTCGCCAATCTGCCTAAAAGCTCGGCCCTGGAGACCGTGAACAACCTGTATTCCATGGGGATCAAGCAAATCAAACTTGTCCCGTACTGGCCCGGGAGTAAAATAGAAACGTCCTTGTACGACACAGTTATCTATACCGGTTTCAAGCATTACGCTCCCGAAAACATGAAAAATTACATTGATATAGGGCACAGGAATATTGCCACGACAACCATTGTCGAAATCATCAAGACCTACAACCTGCCGTCGGAATGCCTGAACAAATATACGGAAAACAACGCCAGGCAAATCGTCAACATCTGTTACCAGATAGCGTCAGCGTACAATGAAGCGAAGAATATCAAGGAAGTATTTGAACAGCAGTGTAACCTGAGTCAAAATGCATCCATCTACATCGACCATGAGGATGTGATATCCATATTCAATCCCGGGGCGGAAAAAGTTTTTTCCGTGACGCGCAGCGCGGCCATCGGCACGGACTATCGCAAAACGCTCTCCGGCTTCGGCCATGTCGTCGAACGGATTGCGGCGGGAAAGCCCCTCAACGATCATTTCATAACGATAAACGAGGCAAACTATCTTCTCACGCTCAACAGCATAGACGCCGAAAGCCACAGGCGGACCCTCGTCAACCTTACACCGGTTGAAACCTTGCAGCGCTCCGAGGCGAAAGCCAGGAAGAAGATGCACGCCAAGGGGTTTGTGCCGAAATACAGTTTCAGCGATATCCTCGGCTCCTCGGAAACCACCCAAAAAGTCACGCAACGGGCAAAGCATTACGCTGAAAGCGACGCCACCGTCCTGATTATCGGCGAAAGCGGCACGGGCAAGGAACTGTTCGCGCAGTCCATCCACAATGCTTCCAAACGCCGGGGGGCGGCCTTTGTGGGGCTGAACTTCGCGGCGTTGCCGGAAAGCCTGGCGGAAAGCGAGCTTTTCGGCCACGAGGAAGGAGCGTTCACGGGTGCCGCCAAAGGCGGCAGGGCGGGCTTGTTCGAGGTGGCGCATAACGGCACCATTTTTCTTGACGAAATCGGCGACGCGTCCCTGGCCATGCAGGTCCGCCTGCTGCGGGTCATCGAGGAACGTGAAATTATGCGCGTCGGTTCGTCCCGGGTCATCCCCGTGGACATCAGAATCATCTGCGCCACGAACCGGGACCTGTCGCAACTGGTGCGGGAAGGCAAATTCCGCCAGGACCTGTATTACCGCATCTGCATCCTGCCGCTCAGGCTCCCGCCGCTGCGCGAACGCCGCAAGGACATTCCGGACATTATGCGGGCATCCAAAGAATTGGCCTGCCTGGACAAAAAAACCGTGGACGAGCTGGTCGCCTCCATAGCCGGCCTGGAATACGACTGGCCCGGCAATATCCGCGAACTTAAATCCATAATGCAGTACATTTCCGTAATGTACCGCGAAAGAACCGAACAGCCCGTTTCGGCAAGGGAACTGCTCAACGAGATCCATTATCAGTTTTTCGGCTGCTCGGGGATCTCTTCCAAAAAAGAGACGCGGCAGCGGCAGCGCGAGCCCCGGCCCGCGCAACCCGACCGGCAGGGCAGCGAGACGGCGGCAATTCTCACCGCCATCGAGGTTCTCTCGCAAAGCGGGCGGCCGGTCGGGCGGTATTCTCTGGCCAAGACCAAGGAACTGCGCCACCTGAATCTCAGCGAGACCAGAATAAAAACCCGCCTAAAAAAATTGGCTGACCAAGGGTATATCGTCATCCGGAAAACCAAGCAGGGCGTGATCCTGACCGATAAGGGCAAGGAAACGCTGCGGCGGAGCGATACCGTTTAG